A section of the Candidatus Baltobacteraceae bacterium genome encodes:
- a CDS encoding glycosyltransferase encodes MTPQVSVVIATKDRARYLERALGSLARQKEAPPFDVIVVDNGSSDDTPQVVARANETSGVAVRYEREPEPNRGKARNRAIAVATGDVVVFCDDDVQAPPTWVAAHARAHAPGEPAVVDGPILNVASYDDRPKPRFTNYSRAFLCTCNASVPRRALAATGAFDESFNLYGWEDTELGVRLREAGLVWRFAWDAYIWHIKPPNENTIEVEARKAFEKARMAGRFLMKHPSRRARLATGAHPANVLRGRFLTPEALLTLYAGVATAERIPGWLRAFARTQFLDGVYTRELVRSIRGNDEP; translated from the coding sequence ATGACGCCCCAAGTCTCCGTCGTCATTGCGACGAAGGATCGCGCCCGCTATCTCGAGCGCGCGCTCGGTTCGCTCGCGCGGCAGAAAGAGGCGCCGCCGTTCGACGTCATCGTCGTCGACAACGGGTCGAGCGACGATACGCCGCAGGTCGTCGCCCGCGCGAACGAAACGTCAGGCGTCGCCGTGCGCTACGAGCGCGAACCCGAACCCAATCGCGGCAAGGCGCGCAATCGCGCCATCGCGGTTGCGACCGGCGACGTCGTCGTCTTTTGCGACGACGACGTGCAAGCGCCCCCGACCTGGGTGGCGGCACACGCGCGCGCGCACGCGCCCGGCGAACCGGCGGTCGTCGACGGCCCGATTCTCAACGTCGCGTCGTACGACGATCGTCCCAAACCGCGGTTCACGAACTACTCGCGCGCGTTTCTGTGCACGTGCAACGCGTCGGTGCCGCGCCGTGCGCTCGCGGCAACGGGCGCGTTCGACGAAAGCTTCAACCTGTACGGCTGGGAAGACACCGAGCTGGGCGTACGCCTGCGCGAAGCCGGCCTTGTGTGGAGATTCGCGTGGGATGCGTATATTTGGCACATCAAGCCGCCGAACGAAAACACCATCGAGGTCGAGGCGCGCAAGGCTTTCGAGAAGGCGCGCATGGCCGGGCGCTTTCTGATGAAGCACCCTTCGCGGCGCGCGCGCTTGGCGACCGGCGCGCACCCCGCGAACGTTTTGCGCGGCCGTTTTCTAACGCCCGAAGCGCTTCTCACCTTGTACGCCGGCGTTGCGACGGCCGAGCGCATTCCCGGCTGGCTTCGTGCGTTCGCTCGAACGCAGTTTCTCGACGGCGTCTACACGCGCGAGCTGGTGCGCTCGATCCGCGGAAACGATGAGCCCTAA
- a CDS encoding uracil-DNA glycosylase, with amino-acid sequence MTLAEIERAVVRCTRCPELRAYTAAVAREKKRAHRDCDYWGKPVPAFGPANARLVLVGLAPGAHGSNRTGRPFTGDASGDFLYPALYRAGFASQPKATDRDDGLTLRDCLITAAARCAPPGNKPTPGELRNCFPYLLEEFDALRKLRVAVGLGSIGFDAVLRVLRERGFSLDPAKPKFAHGAEVVATKGKRSVVAIASYHPSRQNTNTGVLTVPMFDAIFTRANELLNVR; translated from the coding sequence GTGACCCTTGCGGAGATCGAACGCGCCGTCGTCCGGTGCACGCGCTGTCCCGAGCTGCGCGCCTACACCGCGGCGGTGGCGCGCGAGAAGAAACGCGCGCACCGCGATTGCGACTATTGGGGGAAGCCCGTCCCGGCTTTTGGACCGGCAAACGCGCGGCTCGTGCTCGTGGGGCTCGCGCCGGGCGCCCACGGCAGCAACCGGACCGGACGCCCGTTCACCGGCGATGCGTCGGGCGACTTTCTCTATCCCGCGCTCTACCGCGCCGGGTTCGCGTCGCAGCCGAAGGCGACCGATCGCGACGACGGTCTGACCTTGCGCGATTGTCTGATCACGGCGGCGGCGCGCTGCGCTCCGCCCGGCAATAAGCCGACGCCCGGCGAGCTGCGCAACTGTTTTCCCTATTTGTTGGAAGAGTTCGATGCGCTGCGCAAGCTGCGCGTCGCCGTCGGTTTAGGGTCGATCGGGTTCGACGCCGTCCTGCGCGTGCTGCGGGAACGCGGCTTCTCGCTCGATCCGGCCAAACCCAAATTCGCGCACGGTGCCGAAGTTGTTGCGACCAAAGGCAAGCGTTCCGTCGTTGCGATTGCGTCGTACCATCCGAGTAGGCAAAACACGAATACGGGTGTGCTTACCGTTCCGATGTTCGACGCGATCTTCACTCGCGCCAACGAACTCTTGAACGTTCGCTAG
- a CDS encoding glycosyltransferase family 9 protein: protein MKILLSRTDRIGDLILSTPAIATVRASFPDAHVTMVTSPYNGIVMERNDDVDELAVLPREVRPATFGEARKGYDIAIALAPRAVDLQLVGATRAPLRVGYTYERRWVARLTAPLYVNRLMVSEADPDLSDRFPQRVVRHEVVQLLDLVGLAGAHDRVEALRLDLIEDDRAVARELPRDPIVLHLGMRWFSGGSTLESTLALVERLAALRPLVITCAAECEEFAAYFEGSPHVAAFLRGLPFHQWAAVFERAGAVVTVDTGATHVASAVQRPLVVAFEHRFFRLNSQEWAPYGVPHVLVRKPVTAEDESLARFRDEIVTGVVQLLDA, encoded by the coding sequence GTGAAAATTCTTCTGTCGCGCACCGATCGCATCGGCGACTTGATTCTGTCGACGCCGGCGATTGCAACGGTTCGCGCCTCGTTCCCCGACGCTCACGTCACGATGGTGACGAGTCCGTATAACGGCATCGTGATGGAGCGCAACGACGACGTCGACGAACTCGCCGTGCTCCCGCGTGAGGTACGTCCCGCGACGTTCGGTGAAGCCCGCAAAGGATACGACATCGCGATCGCGCTGGCGCCGCGTGCGGTCGACCTGCAGCTGGTCGGCGCGACGCGCGCGCCGCTGCGGGTCGGCTACACGTACGAGCGTCGATGGGTCGCGCGCCTCACCGCGCCGCTTTACGTCAATCGTCTGATGGTGTCGGAGGCCGATCCCGACCTCAGCGATCGCTTTCCGCAACGCGTCGTCCGTCACGAAGTCGTGCAGCTGCTCGATCTGGTCGGATTGGCCGGCGCGCACGACCGCGTCGAAGCGCTGCGGCTGGACTTGATCGAGGACGATCGTGCCGTCGCCCGCGAGCTGCCGCGCGATCCGATCGTCCTCCATCTCGGCATGCGATGGTTCAGCGGTGGAAGCACCCTGGAAAGCACGCTGGCGCTGGTGGAGCGGCTTGCGGCGCTGCGGCCGCTGGTCATCACCTGTGCGGCCGAGTGCGAGGAGTTCGCCGCGTACTTCGAGGGCAGCCCGCACGTCGCGGCCTTCCTGCGGGGACTCCCGTTTCATCAGTGGGCCGCGGTCTTCGAGCGTGCCGGTGCCGTCGTCACCGTCGATACCGGTGCGACTCATGTCGCAAGCGCCGTGCAGAGGCCCTTGGTCGTGGCTTTCGAACATCGGTTCTTCCGCCTGAACTCGCAAGAGTGGGCGCCGTACGGCGTGCCGCACGTCCTCGTTCGCAAACCCGTCACTGCGGAGGACGAGTCCCTCGCGCGATTTCGGGACGAAATCGTCACCGGCGTTGTGCAATTATTAGATGCTTGA
- the rfaE1 gene encoding D-glycero-beta-D-manno-heptose-7-phosphate kinase yields MSGFLAQAQAVFRRARGRKVLVVGDLMIDEWIWGTVTRISPEAPVPVVAVSDHSFTLGGAGNVANNLRALNVRVAFAGTVGDDDYGRHVRGLLRDQDVDESGVFTLQGRPTTRKTRVVAHNQQVVRADWESIVPLNGVKRKDFAAYVRERAAHSDAVILSDYAKGLLSREVVEAALEAPLVLADPKPQNLEMFAGVTCVAPNVHEAEIASGVNIVDDKSLESAGVRLLRRLKCRYVVITRGEHGMALFGRNGERLSVPSVAHTVYDVSGAGDTVIATLGVALSTGATIKASMMLANYAAGAVVEKLGTATASPREILALVRHARP; encoded by the coding sequence GTGGATTTGGGGAACGGTGACGCGCATCTCGCCCGAAGCGCCGGTACCCGTCGTCGCCGTAAGCGATCATTCGTTCACCCTGGGCGGCGCCGGCAACGTTGCCAACAACCTGCGCGCGCTCAACGTCCGCGTCGCGTTCGCGGGTACGGTAGGCGACGACGATTACGGCCGGCACGTGCGCGGGCTCCTTCGCGATCAGGACGTCGACGAAAGCGGTGTCTTCACCCTGCAAGGCCGTCCGACGACGCGCAAAACGCGGGTCGTCGCGCACAATCAGCAAGTGGTGCGGGCGGATTGGGAGAGCATCGTGCCGCTCAACGGCGTCAAACGCAAAGATTTCGCCGCGTACGTCCGCGAGCGCGCGGCGCATAGCGATGCGGTGATCTTGAGCGATTACGCCAAGGGACTGCTGTCGCGCGAGGTCGTGGAAGCCGCGCTCGAAGCGCCGCTCGTGCTCGCCGATCCGAAACCTCAGAATCTCGAGATGTTCGCCGGCGTCACGTGCGTCGCGCCCAACGTTCACGAGGCGGAGATCGCCAGCGGCGTCAACATCGTCGACGACAAATCGCTCGAGTCCGCGGGCGTCCGGCTGCTGCGCCGGCTGAAGTGCCGGTACGTCGTGATCACGCGCGGCGAACACGGCATGGCGTTGTTCGGAAGAAACGGCGAACGCCTTTCGGTTCCGTCGGTCGCGCACACGGTCTACGACGTAAGCGGCGCCGGCGACACGGTGATCGCGACGCTCGGCGTCGCGCTGTCGACCGGAGCGACGATCAAGGCCTCGATGATGCTTGCCAACTATGCGGCGGGCGCGGTCGTCGAAAAACTCGGAACCGCTACCGCTTCGCCGCGCGAAATCCTTGCGCTGGTGCGTCATGCTCGACCGTAA
- the aspS gene encoding aspartate--tRNA ligase: MKTMHRGKLACGTLRAADEGTTAELFGWVNRRRDHGGLIFVDLRDTAGVTQIVFDPQHPSFRDAEHLRHEDVLRVRGTVRRRPAGTENPKLPTGEIEVGVEELEILNRSQVPPFSVNSDDPVDENLRMEYRYLDLRRARMQRNLRVRHRIVKAVRDFFDSRDFVEIETPMLMKSTPEGARDYLVPSRLHPGSFYALPQSPQMLKQILMIAGFGRYMQIARCMRDEDLRADRQPEFTQVDVEMSFCTQDEVLETMESCVRYVWKTVLEIDLPPFPRLTYDEAMSRYGVDKPDLRFGLELADVSDAFRATEFVVFSSALSAGGSIVALRYPGGASLSRRDFDALTETAKQFGAKGMVWIAYGPDGVKSSAAKFLSDADLAAVRTAAKSESGDAVLLFADTRALAYGVAGRMRNEVGTRCGLRDEATFAFCWVTGFPYLEMDEETGKPVPSHHPFTAPGEGQWELIETDPMQMRAQHYDMVLNGYELGSGSIRIHKPEQQRKIFEMLGLSPHDVEERFGFFVRALDYGAPPHGGMALGVDRIVMLACGEENIREVIAFPKNQVGRDLMMDAPAEVPEQNLRDLYLRSTVPGQSGGR; encoded by the coding sequence ATGAAAACCATGCATAGAGGGAAACTCGCGTGCGGCACGCTGCGGGCGGCCGACGAAGGAACGACGGCCGAGCTTTTCGGTTGGGTAAATCGCCGCCGCGATCACGGCGGTTTGATTTTCGTCGACCTGCGCGATACCGCGGGCGTCACGCAGATCGTCTTCGATCCCCAGCACCCCAGCTTTCGCGACGCCGAGCATCTGCGCCACGAAGACGTGCTGCGCGTGCGCGGCACGGTGCGCCGGCGTCCGGCGGGTACGGAAAACCCGAAGCTGCCGACGGGCGAGATCGAAGTCGGTGTCGAGGAGCTCGAGATTCTCAACCGTTCGCAAGTGCCGCCGTTCTCGGTGAACTCCGACGATCCGGTCGACGAAAACCTGCGCATGGAATACCGCTATCTGGACTTGCGGCGCGCACGCATGCAGCGCAACTTGCGCGTTCGCCACCGCATCGTCAAAGCGGTTCGCGATTTCTTCGACTCGCGCGATTTCGTGGAGATCGAAACGCCGATGCTCATGAAGTCGACGCCGGAGGGGGCGCGCGACTATTTAGTTCCCAGCCGCCTGCATCCCGGTTCGTTCTACGCGCTGCCGCAGTCGCCGCAGATGCTCAAGCAGATTCTCATGATCGCCGGCTTCGGGCGCTACATGCAAATCGCGCGCTGCATGCGCGACGAGGACCTGCGCGCCGACCGTCAGCCCGAGTTCACGCAAGTCGACGTCGAGATGTCGTTTTGCACGCAAGACGAGGTGCTCGAAACGATGGAATCGTGCGTCCGCTACGTCTGGAAAACCGTGTTGGAGATCGATTTGCCGCCGTTTCCGCGCTTGACCTACGACGAGGCGATGTCGCGTTACGGCGTCGACAAGCCCGATCTGCGGTTCGGTCTCGAGCTCGCCGACGTGAGCGACGCGTTCCGCGCGACCGAGTTCGTCGTGTTTTCATCGGCGCTGAGCGCCGGCGGATCGATCGTCGCGTTGCGCTATCCCGGGGGCGCGTCGCTGTCGCGGCGCGATTTCGACGCGCTTACCGAGACCGCCAAGCAGTTCGGCGCCAAAGGCATGGTATGGATCGCCTACGGTCCCGACGGCGTTAAGTCGTCGGCAGCCAAGTTCCTGAGCGATGCCGACTTGGCCGCCGTTCGCACGGCCGCCAAATCCGAATCTGGTGACGCCGTGCTGCTCTTTGCCGACACCCGCGCGCTCGCGTACGGCGTCGCCGGAAGGATGCGCAACGAAGTCGGCACGCGCTGTGGTCTGCGCGACGAAGCCACGTTCGCGTTTTGCTGGGTGACCGGATTCCCGTACCTCGAAATGGACGAGGAGACCGGAAAGCCCGTTCCGTCGCACCATCCGTTCACGGCTCCCGGCGAGGGTCAGTGGGAGCTCATCGAAACCGATCCCATGCAAATGCGCGCCCAGCATTACGACATGGTGCTCAACGGCTACGAGCTGGGGTCGGGATCGATCCGCATTCACAAGCCCGAGCAGCAGCGGAAGATCTTCGAGATGCTCGGCCTGAGCCCGCACGACGTCGAGGAGCGCTTCGGCTTCTTCGTCCGGGCCCTCGACTACGGGGCGCCCCCGCACGGCGGCATGGCACTGGGGGTCGATCGGATCGTCATGCTCGCCTGTGGCGAGGAGAACATCCGCGAGGTCATTGCCTTCCCGAAGAACCAGGTCGGCCGCGATCTGATGATGGACGCGCCCGCCGAAGTTCCGGAGCAAAACTTGCGAGATCTTTACCTTCGGAGCACGGTCCCCGGACAAAGTGGCGGCCGATAA
- a CDS encoding glycosyltransferase: MLDLSVVIPTYNRLDTLQHVVPTLLAQDVARDRYEILVCDSNSTDGTAEYLARVSSGASNVRHLPAAYGGRAAARNAGVAAARGRIVLFNDADILASPDLLARHLGRHAERSHVAVVGLEVQVKNLEDYAYKRDHPEARGSLHPETRKRLSWLYFLTGNASVERDDLLRVGSFDESFTGYGHEDLELGYRLERAGVEIVYEPLAVNYHCQDVSVGDQKEKMKLAGRSTVRFYRKHPDFRVKLNLGMTPVSLGLHSLLTSVPSVLGYFDDRADRSKFARDLIWQYYYVSGIKEALGSHENHA, encoded by the coding sequence ATGCTTGATCTCTCGGTCGTCATTCCGACCTACAACCGCCTCGATACCTTGCAGCACGTCGTTCCGACGCTGCTCGCGCAAGACGTCGCGCGCGACCGTTACGAAATCCTCGTCTGCGACTCCAACTCGACCGACGGGACCGCCGAGTATCTGGCACGCGTTTCGTCGGGAGCGAGCAACGTGCGCCACTTGCCGGCTGCCTACGGCGGACGCGCGGCGGCACGCAACGCCGGCGTCGCGGCCGCGCGGGGACGCATCGTGCTGTTCAACGACGCCGACATCCTCGCGTCGCCCGATCTGTTGGCGCGTCACTTAGGCCGCCACGCCGAGCGCTCGCACGTCGCGGTCGTCGGCTTGGAAGTGCAAGTCAAGAATCTCGAGGACTATGCGTATAAGCGCGATCATCCCGAAGCGCGGGGCAGCCTGCATCCGGAAACGCGCAAACGGCTGTCGTGGCTCTACTTCCTCACGGGCAACGCGTCGGTGGAGCGCGACGATCTGCTGCGCGTCGGCAGCTTCGACGAAAGCTTCACCGGCTACGGTCACGAGGATCTCGAGCTCGGCTATCGGCTCGAGCGCGCCGGCGTCGAGATCGTCTACGAACCGCTGGCCGTCAACTACCACTGCCAAGACGTCTCGGTGGGCGATCAAAAGGAAAAGATGAAACTCGCCGGTCGCTCGACGGTGCGTTTCTATCGCAAGCATCCGGATTTTCGCGTCAAGCTCAACCTCGGAATGACGCCCGTTTCGCTCGGGCTGCATTCGCTGCTAACCTCCGTCCCGTCGGTGCTGGGCTACTTCGACGACCGGGCCGATCGCTCGAAATTCGCGCGCGATCTCATTTGGCAGTACTATTACGTTTCCGGTATTAAGGAAGCACTTGGAAGTCATGAAAACCATGCATAG
- a CDS encoding glycosyltransferase family 9 protein, with amino-acid sequence MRALLYCAGGGIGDSLVASVVARALHQKYEVVDALTLPGHRATLERVPDVDGVLADDGEPERALADALSLRSYDLCVVTWATSRTARVPQLARIPVRVGQARRIYSFRFTQAVPIRSETGDVTSHWSDILLDYARAAGCDTPDRAYRFAPTAQDEEEARAIADENFVILNPCNAVASKRGIWPVEGWVKLALQLQDRFGGRVLVSGSPADAPIADAVESAAHRDTIVSIAGELGIGAFGALAKRARGFVGITTGSMHVAAAVGCPTVGIFPFQTDYPDRWAPLGARTAVVRPSYPCHKGDTKENCRDYACVASLEVTRIVAAAESIL; translated from the coding sequence GTGCGAGCGCTTTTGTATTGTGCCGGCGGCGGGATCGGCGACTCGCTGGTGGCCTCGGTGGTCGCCCGCGCGCTGCATCAAAAATACGAGGTGGTCGACGCGCTCACGCTGCCGGGACACCGCGCGACGCTCGAGCGCGTGCCCGACGTCGACGGCGTTCTGGCAGACGACGGTGAACCCGAGCGTGCGCTGGCGGACGCGCTCTCGCTGCGTTCCTACGATCTCTGCGTCGTCACTTGGGCGACGTCGCGCACCGCGCGAGTTCCGCAGCTCGCGCGCATTCCCGTGCGCGTCGGTCAAGCGCGGCGTATCTACTCGTTTCGGTTTACCCAAGCCGTACCGATTCGCAGCGAGACCGGGGACGTGACCTCGCACTGGAGCGACATTCTGCTCGACTACGCACGCGCGGCCGGCTGCGATACGCCCGATCGCGCCTATCGCTTCGCGCCGACCGCTCAGGATGAGGAAGAAGCTCGCGCCATTGCAGACGAAAACTTCGTCATCCTCAATCCGTGTAATGCGGTTGCGAGCAAACGCGGCATTTGGCCCGTCGAAGGCTGGGTAAAGTTGGCGTTGCAGCTGCAAGATCGGTTTGGGGGGCGCGTGCTGGTCAGCGGGTCTCCCGCCGACGCACCGATCGCCGATGCCGTCGAGAGCGCGGCGCATCGCGACACCATCGTCTCCATTGCTGGGGAGCTCGGTATCGGCGCGTTCGGCGCGCTGGCCAAACGCGCGCGCGGATTCGTCGGCATCACGACGGGATCGATGCACGTCGCCGCGGCGGTGGGATGTCCGACCGTTGGAATCTTTCCGTTTCAAACCGACTATCCCGATCGATGGGCGCCGCTGGGAGCGCGAACCGCGGTCGTGCGGCCGTCGTATCCATGTCATAAAGGCGACACGAAGGAAAACTGCCGCGACTACGCCTGCGTCGCGAGCCTCGAGGTCACGCGCATCGTCGCCGCCGCGGAAAGCATCCTGTGA
- a CDS encoding tRNA (cytidine(34)-2'-O)-methyltransferase: MQPTERIVPAESLRGVPLHIALVEPEIPPNTGNVSRLCAATGCALHLVEPLGFRIDDRELKRAGLDYWHAVVLVVHPSLDAFLEATASLNRWFFSTRATRRYDEAAFARGDVLVFGKETKGLPRELIAGNPERALRIPMREDSVRSINLSTAVGIATYAALAKLGFPGLA; encoded by the coding sequence ATGCAGCCAACGGAAAGAATAGTTCCAGCCGAATCGCTGCGCGGCGTTCCGCTGCATATTGCACTCGTCGAACCGGAGATTCCGCCGAATACCGGCAACGTCTCTCGCCTCTGTGCCGCAACGGGATGCGCGCTGCATCTCGTCGAGCCGCTCGGATTTCGAATCGACGACAGGGAGCTCAAGCGTGCCGGGCTCGATTATTGGCACGCGGTCGTCCTCGTCGTGCATCCGTCGCTCGACGCATTCTTAGAAGCGACCGCATCACTCAACCGCTGGTTCTTCTCAACGCGCGCGACGCGCCGCTACGACGAAGCCGCCTTTGCACGAGGCGACGTGCTCGTCTTCGGCAAGGAAACGAAGGGATTGCCGCGCGAGTTGATCGCCGGCAACCCCGAACGTGCGCTCCGTATTCCGATGCGTGAAGACAGCGTGCGCAGCATTAATCTTTCGACTGCGGTAGGCATCGCAACGTATGCCGCGCTCGCGAAACTCGGATTTCCCGGCTTGGCGTAG
- a CDS encoding glycosyltransferase family A protein, with the protein MRATIQLCTYNRAALLERVLDACFEQTIPERSYEVVLVNDGSTDDTPAVIERARDRANCRFVVVDQANAGLAKGRNAGIARASGERIVFIDDDVLPLPTFLEEHLRSHASHPQAIVRGGAINVESFDDLPPPLWTIKNYSGNYFWTTNVSVPLATMRGIGGFNETFSEYGWEDIDVGLRLRARGVKAVFNPKALAYHFKPRLRARDVEKMIRQARAQARTAVVLVGLHPHWRAYLTTGINPAQRGAHALFGRLSSERRLRARLGDLSSDRVLTPREERAARALAAQAYFDEIERALK; encoded by the coding sequence ATGCGCGCGACGATTCAGCTCTGTACCTATAACCGCGCGGCGCTGCTCGAGCGCGTGCTCGACGCGTGCTTCGAGCAGACGATCCCCGAGCGATCGTACGAAGTCGTGCTGGTCAACGACGGATCGACCGACGATACGCCGGCCGTCATCGAGCGGGCGCGCGACCGCGCGAACTGCCGGTTCGTCGTCGTCGATCAGGCCAACGCGGGGTTGGCAAAAGGACGCAACGCCGGCATCGCGCGCGCGAGCGGCGAGCGGATCGTCTTCATCGACGACGACGTCCTGCCGCTGCCGACGTTCTTGGAAGAACATCTGCGCTCGCACGCGTCCCATCCGCAGGCCATCGTGCGCGGCGGGGCGATCAACGTCGAGAGCTTCGACGACTTACCGCCGCCCCTGTGGACGATCAAGAACTATAGCGGCAACTACTTTTGGACGACCAACGTGTCGGTGCCGTTAGCGACGATGCGCGGCATCGGCGGATTCAACGAAACCTTTTCCGAGTACGGATGGGAAGACATCGACGTCGGGCTGCGCTTGCGCGCGCGCGGCGTGAAGGCGGTGTTCAATCCCAAAGCGCTGGCGTATCATTTCAAGCCGCGTCTGCGCGCGCGCGACGTCGAGAAGATGATTCGCCAAGCGCGAGCGCAGGCGCGCACCGCCGTGGTGCTCGTGGGTTTGCATCCGCACTGGCGCGCCTACCTCACGACGGGAATCAATCCGGCGCAACGGGGCGCGCACGCGCTGTTCGGCCGTCTGAGCAGCGAACGCCGATTGCGGGCGCGCCTGGGAGATCTTTCGTCGGATCGCGTTCTGACCCCGCGCGAGGAACGCGCCGCGCGCGCCCTCGCCGCGCAAGCGTATTTCGACGAAATCGAACGCGCCTTGAAGTGA
- a CDS encoding adenylyltransferase/cytidyltransferase family protein, with protein MLDRNFFGQLLSWDEAAAFRKELGAEGKQVVFTNGCFDVLHAGHVEYLAWARAQGDALVVGLNEDESVRRLKGERRPIVPFADRAKTLLALRSVDAVVGFGESTPEALLDRIRPDVHVKSDQYSPDELPERTVVLAHGGRIALAPHVAGRSTTDVIASIIDAYSRHS; from the coding sequence ATGCTCGACCGTAATTTCTTCGGGCAGCTGCTGTCGTGGGACGAAGCCGCGGCGTTTCGCAAAGAGCTGGGCGCCGAAGGCAAGCAAGTCGTTTTTACGAACGGCTGCTTCGACGTACTGCACGCCGGCCACGTCGAGTATCTGGCGTGGGCGCGCGCTCAAGGCGACGCGCTGGTCGTGGGGCTGAACGAAGACGAGTCGGTGCGACGCCTCAAAGGCGAACGGCGTCCGATCGTACCGTTCGCGGATCGCGCGAAGACGCTATTGGCGCTGCGCAGCGTCGACGCCGTCGTCGGCTTCGGCGAGTCGACGCCGGAAGCGCTGCTCGATCGCATTCGCCCCGACGTTCACGTCAAGAGCGACCAATATAGCCCCGACGAGCTCCCCGAACGAACCGTCGTGCTCGCGCACGGCGGGCGCATCGCGCTCGCGCCGCACGTCGCAGGACGAAGCACGACCGACGTTATCGCTTCGATCATCGATGCGTATAGCCGTCACAGCTAA
- a CDS encoding MFS transporter — translation MPMATAATVASPDVQTLDRRGITLLSVAHVFNDANQSALPAIIPWLIAHRGLSLTAAATLVLAMNLSSSVVQPLFGHLSDRRSLAPVIPASLFLATLGTAMIGFAPSMTMMLVGALISGIGVAGFHPEASRFANYFAGSQRATGMSWFTTGGYLGFAIGPIVITPLLLVFGLHGTAFLLVPGTILAILVTRDLPRFAQARARVHHAHRQRAGTDDWRGFSIMSVVVALRSTVFFAAVTFTPIFAITVTHVDKAVAAIALAAMLLAGALGTLYGGRLADRVDRRRVVFISLIFTTLFGAAIVALGRFFPEFALLVPLAMAFGFAIGLSAGVIVVMGQEYLPQRIGIAAGMTLGLSVTIGGLAAPLFGAIGDRFGLVPVFGAATLFAVAALAMSTFMPLPPHLKRA, via the coding sequence ATGCCCATGGCCACTGCCGCGACGGTTGCGTCGCCCGACGTTCAAACATTAGATCGCAGAGGAATCACGCTGTTATCGGTGGCGCACGTCTTTAACGATGCGAACCAGAGTGCGTTGCCGGCGATCATTCCGTGGCTCATCGCGCATCGCGGGTTGTCGCTCACGGCGGCCGCGACGCTCGTCTTGGCGATGAATCTGTCGTCGTCGGTCGTGCAGCCGCTTTTCGGTCATCTTTCCGATCGCCGTTCGCTGGCTCCGGTCATTCCCGCGTCGCTGTTTCTGGCCACGTTGGGAACGGCGATGATCGGTTTCGCTCCGTCGATGACGATGATGCTTGTAGGGGCGCTGATTTCGGGGATCGGCGTGGCCGGCTTCCACCCCGAAGCGTCGCGTTTTGCCAACTATTTCGCAGGTTCGCAGCGCGCGACGGGGATGAGCTGGTTTACGACCGGCGGCTATCTCGGATTTGCGATCGGCCCGATCGTCATCACGCCGCTGCTGCTCGTCTTCGGTCTGCACGGCACCGCGTTTCTCTTGGTGCCGGGAACGATTCTCGCAATACTCGTGACTCGCGACTTACCGCGCTTTGCACAAGCACGCGCGCGCGTGCACCACGCGCATCGGCAGCGCGCCGGCACCGACGACTGGCGCGGATTTTCGATCATGTCGGTCGTGGTGGCTCTGCGCTCGACCGTCTTTTTTGCGGCCGTGACGTTTACGCCGATTTTCGCGATCACCGTGACGCACGTCGATAAAGCGGTCGCCGCCATCGCGCTCGCGGCGATGCTGCTGGCCGGAGCGCTCGGAACGCTGTACGGCGGCCGGCTCGCCGATCGAGTCGATCGGCGCCGCGTCGTCTTCATCTCGCTGATCTTCACGACGCTGTTCGGCGCGGCAATCGTCGCGCTCGGCCGCTTCTTTCCGGAGTTTGCGCTGCTGGTGCCGCTGGCGATGGCGTTCGGATTCGCGATCGGTTTGTCGGCGGGCGTGATCGTCGTCATGGGACAAGAGTATTTGCCGCAGCGCATCGGCATCGCGGCCGGCATGACGCTGGGATTATCGGTCACGATCGGCGGATTGGCGGCGCCGCTCTTCGGCGCGATCGGCGATCGCTTCGGACTCGTACCGGTGTTCGGCGCGGCGACGCTCTTCGCGGTTGCCGCGTTGGCAATGTCGACCTTCATGCCGCTTCCGCCGCACCTCAAACGCGCGTAA